A stretch of Actinomycetota bacterium DNA encodes these proteins:
- a CDS encoding DUF2207 domain-containing protein: MRTRRFGLLLAGALCAAAVLLPAAPAFAKEYSMPKSVIEAQIMPDGSMRVIETRTFDFADSFTRVYWDLPRSGGELGDAVSIEVTGMQVAGVPAQRIDAPDAARPAGKYAVTDDGSMVHAEVYHQTAYEAKDFTITYVVNGAVARWDDTAELYWKFVSDRWENPTGRVEVHIKFPDGVTKQDVSFWMHMSAKQLAGVSSADDDGAITLVMDDLPAMTWLEGRALFPAAALPEAKVTPGARKAEVLAEEKAWETQSNAARAAAKAGVWGCWGLGLLISLGGLAFSISLFLKKGREYKPKFVGDYFREDPRPDLRPAIVGSLMRFGSVEDADMGAELMDLANTGVIQMMPVTEREQGLFGTKETQTYQLKLDSAKTGGLHEVDRALVDLLFTQVAGSDTLTVEGLKAYAKAHAETYVAGVNGWKAVVKAEAEKLGFFEQGGRVAQWTLGTLVIAVGVGTVVCAVNAGSFVLGAIGVICAAVILVLAFNAPRRSSEANELFAQYNALKKYLTDFSRLNEAPPTHVALWERFLVLAVVFGVAKQVIEALKVRMPEILKDPGFAQTYWWVNSGAGYAAPIESVTQGIQ, encoded by the coding sequence GTGAGAACGCGACGGTTCGGCTTGCTGCTGGCGGGGGCGCTGTGCGCGGCGGCGGTGCTGCTGCCCGCGGCGCCGGCATTCGCCAAGGAGTACTCGATGCCGAAGTCGGTCATCGAGGCGCAGATCATGCCGGACGGGTCGATGCGGGTGATCGAGACGCGCACCTTCGACTTCGCCGACTCATTCACGCGCGTCTACTGGGACCTGCCTCGCAGCGGCGGCGAACTGGGCGACGCCGTGTCCATCGAGGTGACCGGGATGCAGGTCGCAGGGGTGCCGGCTCAGCGCATCGACGCTCCCGATGCTGCGAGGCCTGCGGGCAAGTACGCGGTCACCGACGACGGCTCGATGGTTCACGCCGAGGTCTACCACCAGACTGCGTACGAAGCCAAGGACTTCACGATCACCTACGTCGTCAATGGTGCCGTGGCCCGTTGGGATGACACAGCCGAGCTGTACTGGAAGTTCGTCAGCGACAGGTGGGAGAACCCCACCGGCCGCGTCGAGGTTCACATCAAGTTCCCGGATGGCGTTACGAAGCAGGACGTGAGTTTCTGGATGCACATGAGCGCCAAGCAGCTCGCGGGTGTCTCTTCCGCGGATGACGATGGCGCCATCACCCTTGTCATGGATGACCTGCCCGCAATGACGTGGCTTGAGGGCCGCGCCCTGTTTCCCGCTGCGGCACTGCCGGAGGCGAAGGTCACGCCAGGCGCGCGCAAGGCCGAGGTGTTGGCGGAAGAGAAGGCCTGGGAGACCCAGTCGAATGCGGCGCGCGCAGCTGCGAAGGCCGGCGTCTGGGGCTGCTGGGGGCTCGGTCTGCTCATCTCGCTGGGCGGTCTCGCGTTCTCGATCTCGCTGTTCCTGAAGAAGGGCCGCGAGTACAAGCCGAAGTTCGTCGGCGACTACTTTCGCGAGGATCCGCGGCCCGACCTGCGTCCGGCGATCGTCGGCTCGCTCATGCGGTTCGGCTCGGTGGAGGACGCGGACATGGGCGCCGAGCTGATGGACCTCGCCAACACGGGCGTCATCCAGATGATGCCGGTGACCGAGCGCGAGCAGGGGCTCTTCGGCACGAAGGAGACGCAGACCTACCAGTTGAAGCTCGACTCCGCGAAGACCGGCGGGTTGCACGAGGTCGACCGGGCGCTCGTCGACCTGCTGTTCACGCAGGTGGCGGGAAGCGACACGCTGACCGTCGAGGGGCTGAAGGCCTACGCGAAGGCCCATGCCGAGACCTACGTCGCGGGCGTCAACGGGTGGAAGGCGGTCGTCAAGGCCGAGGCCGAGAAGCTCGGCTTCTTCGAGCAGGGCGGCCGTGTCGCACAGTGGACGCTCGGCACGCTCGTCATCGCGGTCGGTGTGGGGACGGTCGTGTGCGCGGTCAACGCGGGCAGCTTCGTCCTCGGCGCGATCGGCGTCATCTGCGCGGCGGTGATCCTCGTGCTCGCGTTCAACGCGCCGCGCCGCTCGTCCGAGGCCAACGAGCTGTTCGCCCAGTACAACGCGCTCAAGAAGTACCTGACCGACTTCTCGCGGCTCAACGAGGCGCCGCCGACGCACGTCGCGCTGTGGGAGCGCTTCCTCGTGCTCGCGGTGGTCTTCGGCGTGGCGAAGCAGGTCATCGAGGCGCTCAAGGTGCGCATGCCCGAGATCCTCAAGGACCCCGGCTTCGCGCAGACCTACTGGTGGGTGAACTCGGGCGCCGGGTACGCGGCGCCGATCGAGAGCGTCACGCAGGGCATCCAG